A portion of the Manihot esculenta cultivar AM560-2 chromosome 2, M.esculenta_v8, whole genome shotgun sequence genome contains these proteins:
- the LOC122722173 gene encoding uncharacterized protein LOC122722173 isoform X4, which produces MEIAKLVVGPIVSKVFERLVNPVVRQIKYVFNYSANIHNLEEEVQKLSDAKQRVKHTVEVAGRNPLEQIEPDVQKWLAKVDSVAEDADKILLQHKDGGKRRCFMGLCPNLIRRHQISRKASKEIPIIVGAREGGNFPRVSYRAPPQGIVAVKECEAFESRTSVVDEILNTLKDADFNLIGVYGMGGVGKTTLVKHIATLVRELGIFKLVVIATVTHSVVLTSVQQEIAEWLDFELGAVSIAVRAARLSERIKKEEKILIILDDIWAAIKLDEIGIPYGTDHNGSKILMTSRKRSVLSEMGVQRDFRLEVLEHQEAWNLFEKKVGDLKDSNLQSIAMEVAKRCAGLPILIVTVATALKNKQLFEWKDTLESLKKFDGKGYEEIIYSALELSYNYLRNEEKSLFLLLGQLRPIVLIQDLLKYVVGLGLYNELITVEATRNRLLKVISDLKLSCLLLEDDDRKRVKLHDVVHNFAASFASNHHQVLTAANKIELKKWPNEDFFEQCTSISLPYCKIPKLPEVFECPKLKSFLLFNQDPSLKISGNLFSKMKELKVLDLTEINLSPLPSSLQSLENLQTLCLDFCDLEDIAAIGELKQLQVLSLMGSKIIRLPNEVRNLTCLRLLDLSRCQRLKVIPPNVLSTLAQLEELYLGGSLVQWEGEGHDEGSNKANLSELKLLSKLSTLDIHIIDANIMPKDIFSEKLESFRVFIGDGWDWANEYETSRSLKLKLNRSALLERVKVLLMKTESLYLDDLKGVRSVLYELDDQGFPELKHLHVQNSLDIQYIIDWMKMNYFTAFPKLESLFLHNLNNLEKIYRGPYTVGSFSDLRKLRVENCNALRSLFSFSMFNVLKKLEEVNVNNCEIIQVIVAKEGEDDEECELTQLRSLTLENLPQITSFCSQVKVHSTSQRAQNQEIATTASNEIVCEADAEVLVALFNDKIRFPNLADMKLVGINVEMIWPCQHKALSPSIEKLTTLIVDGCGNLNFLFTSSIVGSLAQLKVLEICDCKSMEEVILAAGEGETMSKILLPKLDSLKLKGLPKLVRFCIAKLIECPSLKVLKMENCPRLQAFVSTQVNTALFDEKVWFPNLEELHVEDMHMLKMIWCDKVLADSFGRLKVLKVLNGKQLLEIFPSKLLEKFLVNLESLTVRHCDSVKEVFDLQAIIKEREVHVVRHSQLRTLEIRNLPNLIQIWNRDPHGILSFHNLRALNAWDCPNLKKFFPFSVAQCLPHLELLSIIGCGMEEIVTKEERAEALAIIPKFAFRGLKTMSLWVLDQLKYFYSGKHTLECPQLKDLNVFLCTKLQTFNFESQEIQEMLKDKEEDELKLQIPQPLFSFREIIGNLEGLTINDQDAAMIQQSQFPMDLFVKLKFLELQSFRYSFLNLPLNLLQKFPNLEKLVLRGCYFKELLQHGHGHDPVLSQIRCLQLISIPNIRHIWNQDSPFFQNLETLQIWDCDGLTNLAPSSATFQNLRTLSVRRCNGMSSLVSSSTAESMHNLATMIIEESDTIEEIVSSDKNNFQSQNEIILWKLTTLRLHCLKSLETFCSSARCTLKFPALEVVDLSQCPKMKVFSQGSISTPRLKRVNLTQERDKWRWVGDLNSTIKQLYADKVGFSGLQHLKLSEFSQLKEAWKTQLPVNFFYNLSSLEVDEVAFSSIVVPSNLLPILNDLEKLEVRNCDSVEQVFGLEWPNFDGPFGNLFKLSELKLINLPMLRLVWIEIPKGILDLRNLKLLKIYNCSSLRYIFTPTICCGLEQLQVLEVKSCAMVEEIITEESMDEIRFPQLNSIILESLPRLINFSSGSGTVHCPSLKEIAVVDCPTTFTCSFFREADAAIDKIVERKVFFPNLKDLKLSSIDVEMMWHAQHLKLSSYTENLTSLTVDGCGNLKYLLSSSSIVHLKRLEVCNCKMMEQVILREGLDEEIMSLHHLESLKLKDLPKLTRFCTTNLVECSALTEICVQNCPQMRTFVSNSPTSNNELEIINSALFDEKVAFPNLEKMKILNCEELLKIFPSMWLRRLQKLEDLIIGNCDSLEEVFDLQEIIKLKETVTIQLRTLDIRNLPNLKHVWNKDPMGLVLFDNLSSVVVWDCPNLKAIFPATIAKNLLQLERLDVQSCGGVEEIVAQDQGTEASIEFLFPCLKFLKLQELNELKCFYSGIHTLESPLLKHLTVYHCEKLNILCPESENLLETETESQAMIQDPQPLFSFRKVVSNLKKLALTRKDAAMILEGQFPADLFHKLTTIGIHCFHDESAVFPFDLLERFQPMEILLVGCSQFKELFPCDGSVGRKKYVEVLGWIRSLLLDNLPDLTDIWNQDSQLDQVLQSLELLNVQRCNSLVALAPSSTSFQNLITLKVLKCNGLLSLVTSSTAKSLVRLTTMSIKECDGLKEIVANDGDEIELKEDIIFSKLESLELHYLSNLVCFCSSEHSFKFPSLKNVTVKQCPKLQVFSKGVLNTSSLLGVQKDDQWHWNGNLNAAIQQLFAEIV; this is translated from the exons ATGGAGATTGCAAAGTTAGTGGTGGGTCCCATTGTATCCAAAGTTTTCGAACGGTTGGTTAATCCTGTTGTGCGTCAGATCAAATATGTATTCAACTACAGTGCCAACATCCACAATCTCGAAGAAGAAGTTCAAAAGCTCAGTGATGCTAAACAAAGGGTTAAGCACACTGTGGAGGTGGCTGGGCGGAATCCACTAGAACAAATTGAACCTGATGTTCAGAAGTGGTTGGCTAAGGTGGATAGTGTCGCTGAAGATGCAGATAAAATTCTTCTTCAACATAAAGATGGAGGAAAAAGGAGGTGCTTCATGGGATTGTGTCCAAATTTGATCAGGCGCCACCAGATTAGTCGAAAAGCCAGTAAAGAAATACCAATCATTGTTGGAGCCCGAGAAGGGGGAAATTTTCCCAGAGTTTCCTACCGTGCTCCACCACAGGGCATAGTGGCAGTCAAAGAGTGTGAAGCCTTTGAATCAAGAACCTCTGTTGTAGATGAAATCTTGAATACTTTAAAAGATGCTGACTTCAATCTCATTGGAGTGTACGGAATGGGAGGCGTGGGTAAAACCACACTTGTGAAACACATTGCCACTCTGGTCAGGGAACTCGGAATCTTCAAATTGGTGGTTATAGCAACTGTCACCCACAGTGTGGTTTTGACAAGTGTTCAGCAAGAAATTGCAGAATGGCTAGACTTCGAACTTGGTGCAGTCTCTATTGCGGTACGAGCAGCTCGATTGAGTGAGCGAataaaaaaggaagagaaaattCTAATAATTCTTGATGATATATGGGCAGCAATCAAACTAGATGAGATAGGAATTCCTTATGGCACTGATCATAATGGAAGCAAGATACTTATGACGTCCAGAAAGCGATCTGTATTGTCGGAAATGGGTGTACAGAGAGATTTCAGGCTTGAAGTTTTAGAGCATCAAGAGGCATGGAATCTATTTGAGAAGAAGGTGGGAGACCTTAAAGATTCCAACTTACAATCTATAGCTATGGAAGTAGCAAAGAGATGTGCAGGCTTGCCCATTTTAATTGTGACAGTAGCGACGGCATTGAAAAACAAGCAGTTGTTTGAATGGAAGGATACATTGGAAAGTCTTAAAAAATTTGATGGCAAGGGATATGAAGAGATAATTTACTCAGCCCTAGAGTTGAGTTACAACTATTTGAGAAATGAGGAGAAGTCTTTGTTCCTACTTTTAGGACAACTCCGACCTATTGTGCTCATCCAAGACTTGTTGAAATATGTAGTGGGGTTGGGCTTGTATAATGAACTCATCACAGTAGAAGCAACAAGAAATAGACTGCTTAAAGTAATAAGTGATCTAAAGCTGTCTTGTTTGTTACTTGAAGATGATGACCGTAAGCGAGTCAAATTGCATGATGTGGTTCACAACTTTGCAGCCTCATTTGCATCCAACCATCATCAAGTGCTCACTGCAGCAAATAAAATTGAGTTGAAAAAATGGCCGAACGAGGACTTCTTTGAGCAGTGCACATCAATCTCTTTGCCATATTGCAAAATCCCTAAGCTCCCTGAAGTATTTGAATGCCCAAAGCTCAAATCATTTTTGTTGTTCAATCAAGATCCCTCACTTAAAATCTCAGGGAATTTATTCAGTAAAATGAAAGAACTCAAAGTCTTGGATTTGACGGAAATAAATTTGTCACCACTGCCTTCGTCACTTCAATCTCTTGAGAACCTCCAAACATTATGTTTGGATTTCTGTGATTTGGAGGACATAGCTGCAATTGGAGAGCTAAAACAGCTACAAGTTCTCAGCTTGATGGGATCTAAAATTATTCGATTGCCGAATGAAGTAAGAAATTTGACTTGTTTGCGACTTTTGGATTTGAGTAGATGTCAAAGACTTAAAGTGATTCCGCCAAATGTCCTATCAACACTAGCCCAATTGGAGGAATTATACTTGGGGGGAAGCCTTGTGCAATGGGAGGGTGAAGGGCATGATGAAGGAAGCAACAAAGCTAACTTGTCTGAATTGAAGCTTTTGTCAAAATTGTCCACTCTAGATATACATATCATAGATGCAAATATCATGCCTAAAgatatattttctgaaaaattggAAAGTTTTAGAGTATTCATTGGAGATGGGTGGGATTGGGCTAATGAGTATGAGACCTCAAGATCATTGAAACTCAAGCTGAATAGAAGCGCCTTGTTGGAGAGAGTAAAAGTGTTGCTGATGAAAACCGAAAGTCTATATTTGGACGACTTGAAGGGCGTGAGAAGTGTTCTCTATGAATTAGATGATCAAGGCTTTCCTGAGTTAAAGCATCTTCATGTTCAAAATAGCCTTGATATTCAATATATCATAGACTGGATGAAAATGAACTATTTCACTGCTTTTCCCAAGTTGGAGTCATTATTTCTTCACAATCTGAATAATTTGGAGAAGATTTACCGAGGGCCTTATACAGTGGGATCTTTTAGCGATTTGAGAAAATTAAGGGTAGAAAATTGTAATGCATTGAGGAGTCTCTTCTCATTTTCTATGTTTAATGTCCTTAAGAAGCTAGAAGAAGTAAATGTGAATAATTGCGAAATTATACAAGTGATAGTAGCTAAGGAAGGTGAAGATGATGAAGAATGTGAGTTGACGCAACTACGATCCTTAACGTTGGAAAATCTACCCCAAATTACAAGCTTTTGTTCCCAAGTGAAGGTGCATTCTACATCCCAACGAGCACAAAATCAAGAAATAGCTACTACGGCCTCCAATGAAATTGTATGTGAAGCTGATGCGGAAGTTCTGGTGGCACTTTTCAACGACAAG ATTCGATTTCCTAATTTGGCAGACATGAAGTTGGTTGGAATTAATGTGGAAATGATATGGCCTTGTCAACATAAAGCATTGTCTCCGAGTATTGAAAAATTAACAACATTGATTGTAGATGGGTGTGGGAATTTGAACTTTCTATTCACATCTTCTATTGTTGGAAGTCTTGCACAGCTTAAAGTGCTTGAGATATGTGACTGCAAATCTATGGAAGAAGTAATACTTGCAGCAGGAGAAGGAGAAACGATGAGCAAAATATTATTACCTAAATTAGACTCTCTAAAGCTCAAAGGTCTTCCCAAGCTTGTAAGGTTCTGCATAGCTAAGTTAATTGAATGTCCCTCCTTGAAAGTGTTGAAGATGGAGAATTGTCCTCGTTTGCAAGCATTTGTCTCCACACAAGTGAACACAGCTCTCTTCGATGAAAAG GTTTGGTTTCCTAATTTGGAGGAATTGCATGTTGAGGACATGCATATGTTGAAGATGATATGGTGTGATAAAGTCCTAGCAGATTCCTTTGGTAGATTAAAAGTGCTAAAGGTGCTAAATGGAAAACAGCTACTGGAAATCTTTCCGTCTAAATTGTTGGAAAAGTTCTTGGTGAATCTAGAATCATTAACTGTACGACATTGTGATTCAGTGAAAGAGGTGTTTGATCTCCAAGcaataataaaagaaagagaagtacATGTTGTAAGGCACAGTCAATTGAGAACTTTGGAAATTCGGAATCTTCCCAACTTAATTCAAATATGGAATAGGGATCCTCATGGCATTCTCTCCTTTCATAACCTACGTGCATTGAATGCTTGGGATTGtccaaatttgaaaaaattcttCCCATTTTCAGTAGCTCAATGTCTACCGCATCTTGAATTGCTAAGCATAATTGGTTGTGGAATGGAGGAAATCGTTACTAAGGAGGAAAGAGCAGAGGCACTTGCTATTATTCCCAAGTTTGCATTTCGTGGGCTAAAGACCATGAGCCTTTGGGTATTAGATCAGTTGAAGTATTTTTACTCAGGAAAGCACACTCTAGAATGTCCACAACTAAAAGATTTAAATGTGTTTTTGTGCACAAAACTGCAAACTTTCAATTTTGAATCTCAAGAAATACAAGAAATGCTCAAGGATAAGGAAGAGGACGAACTGAAACTTCAAATTCCACAACCACTTTTCTCATTTAGAGAG ATTATTGGCAATTTGGAGGGATTAACAATAAATGACCAGGACGCTGCAATGATACAACAAAGCCAATTTCCAATGGATCTCTTTGTCAAACTAAAATTTCTTGAGCTGCAAAGCTTTCGTTATTCTTTCTTGAATTTGCCACTTAATCTTCTTCAGAAGTTTCCAAATTTGGAAAAACTTGTTTTGAGAGGATGTTATTTCAAAGAATTACTGCAACATGGTCATGGTCATGATCCAGTTCTATCACAGATCCGATGCTTACAGCTGATTTCGATTCCTAATATTAGACATATATGGAATCAAGATTCTCCATTTTTTCAGAATCTTGAAACTCTTCAAATATGGGATTGCGATGGTTTGACTAATCTGGCACCATCCTCTGCAACTTTCCAAAATCTTAGGACTCTGAGTGTGAGGAGGTGTAATGGAATGTCAAGCTTAGTATCTTCTTCTACTGCTGAAAGTATGCACAATCTCGCCACAATGATTATAGAAGAAAGCGATACAATTGAAGAAATTGTGTCAAGCGACAAAAATAATTTCCAATCCCAAAATGAGATTATTTTGTGGAAATTAACAACTTTGAGACTTCACTGCTTAAAAAGCCTCGAAACTTTCTGTTCATCCGCACGTTGCACATTAAAATTTCCAGCTTTAGAAGTTGTAGATCTCTCACAGTGCCCTAAAATGAAGGTTTTTTCTCAAGGATCTATAAGCACACCAAGGCTAAAGAGAGTAAATTTGACACAAGAAAGAGATAAGTGGCGTTGGGTTGGGGATCTTAATTCCACTATAAAACAATTGTATGCAGATAAG GTTGGATTCAGTGGCCTACAACATTTGAAACTCTCTGAATTTTCTCAACTAAAAGAGGCATGGAAAACCCAACTTCCAGTCAATTTCTTTTACAATTTAAGTTCCTTGGAAGTAGACGAGGTTGCATTTTCCTCCATTGTTGTTCCATCCAATCTACTGCCAATTCTAAATGATTTGGAAAAGCTTGAGGTCAGAAATTGTGATTCAGTGGAACAAGTATTTGGCCTAGAATGGCCAAACTTTGATGGACCATTTGGGAATTTGTTCAAGTTGAGTgagttaaaattgataaatcttCCAATGTTGAGGCTTGTGTGGATTGAGATTCCCAAAGGAATTTTAGATCTCAGAAACCTTAAACTGCTCAAAATCTACAATTGTAGCAGTTTGAGATATATATTTACTCCTACCATCTGCTGTGGCCTTGAGCAACTCCAAGTGCTTGAAGTGAAAAGTTGTGCTATGGTTGAAGAAATCATCACAGAAGAATCTATGGATGAGATTAGATTTCCTCAACTAAACTCCATTATTCTTGAATCCTTGCCTAGATTAATCAATTTCAGTTCTGGCAGTGGTACTGTGCATTGTCCATCTCTGAAAGAGATTGCTGTAGTTGATTGCCCAACCACATTCACTTGTTCATTCTTTAGGGAAGCAGATGCAGCAATTGATAAAATTGTTGAGCGAAAG GTATTTTTTCCTAATCTGAAGGACCTGAAACTGTCATCAATTGATGTTGAGATGATGTGGCATGCTCAACACTTGAAGTTGTCCTCTTATACTGAGAATTTAACAAGCTTGACTGTGGATGGCTGTGGGAATCTAAAATATCTATTATCATCATCAAGTATTGTGCATCTGAAGAGACTTGAGGTATGCAATTGTAAGATGATGGAGCAAGTGATACTCAGGGAGGGATTGGATGAAGAAATCATGTCACTCCATCACCTAGAGTCCCTGAAGCTCAAAGATCTGCCAAAACTCACCCGATTCTGCACAACTAATTTAGTTGAATGCTCTGCCTTAACAGAGATTTGCGTACAAAACTGCCCTCAAATGAGAACATTTGTTTCGAATTCTCCAACTTCAAATAATGAACTTGAAATTATAAACTCTGCTCTATTTGATGAAAAG GTTGCATtcccaaacttggagaaaaTGAAGATTCTTAACTGTGAAGAACTACTTAAAATCTTTCCATCCATGTGGCTGAGACGCCTCCAGAAGCTTGAGGATTTGATCATAGGCAATTGTGATTCACTGGAAGAGGTATTTGATCTACAAGAgataataaaattgaaagaaacaGTGACCATTCAGTTGAGAACTCTAGACATAAGAAACCTCCCTAATTTGAAGCATGTATGGAATAAGGATCCTATGGGACTTGTCTTGTTTGATAACCTAAGTTCAGTGGTGGTTTGGGATTGTCCAAATCTAAAAGCTATTTTCCCAGCTACAATAGCTAAAAATCTGCTGCAGCTAGAGAGACTAGATGTGCAAAGTTGTGGTGGGGTGGAGGAAATTGTTGCTCAGGACCAAGGAACAGAAGCAAGTATAGAGTTTCTTTTTCCTTGCTTAAAGTTCTTGAAGCTTCAGGAATTAAATGAACTCAAGTGCTTCTACTCAGGAATACACACTTTGGAATCTCCATTACTGAAGCATTTAACTGTGTATCACTGTGAGAAATTAAACATCCTTTGCCCTGAATCTGAGAACTTGCTAGAGACAGAGACGGAGAGCCAAGCTATGATTCAGGATCCACAACCGCTTTTCTCGTTTAGAAAG GTTGTCTCCAACTTAAAGAAGTTAGCTCTAACAAGAAAGGATGCGGCAATGATATTGGAAGGCCAATTTCCAGCTGATCTCTTTCACAAACTCACAACCATTGGGATACATTGCTTTCATGATGAATCTGCAGTTTTTCCATTTGATCTCCTTGAAAGATTTCAGCCTATGGAAATTCTTCTAGTGGGTTGTAGTCAATTCAAGGAGCTGTTCCCATGTGATGGCTCTGTTGGTAGGAAAAAATATGTTGAGGTTCTTGGATGGATACGGTCGTTATTGTTGGATAACCTTCCTGATTTGACGGATATATGGAACCAAGACTCCCAACTAGACCAAGTTTTACAGTCTCTTGAACTTCTTAATGTTCAGAGGTGTAATAGTCTGGTTGCTTTAGCACCATCCTCTACTTCTTTCCAAAATCTAATCACGTTGAAAGTGTTGAAATGCAATGGATTACTTAGTCTAGTAACATCTTCCACAGCAAAAAGTCTGGTGCGACTCACAACAATGAGTATAAAAGAATGTGATGGATTGAAAGAGATAGTTGCAAATGATGGAgatgaaattgaattgaaagaGGATATTATCTTTAGCAAATTGGAAAGTTTGGAACTTCATTATTTGTCGAACCTCGTTTGCTTTTGTTCATCAGAACACAGCTTCAAATTCCCCTCTTTGAAAAATGTAACTGTGAAGCAATGCCCCAAGCTGCAGGTTTTCTCAAAAGGAGTCTTAAACACAAGTAGCCTGCTGGGTGTACAAAAAGATGACCAATGGCATTGGAATGGCAATCTCAATGCTGCCATACAACAATTGTTTGCAGAAATAGTAT AA